Proteins encoded by one window of Lepeophtheirus salmonis chromosome 3, UVic_Lsal_1.4, whole genome shotgun sequence:
- the Mi-2 gene encoding chromodomain-helicase-DNA-binding protein Mi-2 homolog gives MASDEEKDESFGGDQQEEVEGLESKEMEEAEEVEEEDSDYSSNKKKKRGKKRKASKESKKGNKKKKKRKADSDVSDSELNGDEESSSATSSVKRGRKKKSESSVSKETEDMPSVNEVCQNFSLNDVDLQYTDADYQNLTTYKLFQQNYRSRIQSVNPKVPQPKLMMLVAAKWREFQASNPDAADESNDEEEEEQEQEEEEEEEEEQEQEQEQEQEQEEEEEEETEEAEDSQPRRRARTSRGRPKKVMDEEIYDFSDEDDESIAQKRRKSAGRGTTPGRPKKGSKTPTSNKKTNKIPTIKIKLGRKSKGGSKAGSSDNDEEEDSTKKDSDAEFEEMLKEAEEASKDDVEFLKEEKKGKPKMKIGNKNKRKGRKKKNFANDESEHQEYCEVCQQGGEIILCDTCPRAYHLCCLDPELDEAPEGKWSCPHCELNGPENADVDEEDEHMEFCRVCKESGELLCCDSCPSSYHLKCCEPPLECIPDGEWTCPRCACEPLPGKCEKILTWRWKEEESKKEDKPAETTETGARKKPKKKLPKAEREFFIKWKEQSYWHCSWIKEIQLDVFHPQTYRMYLRKNDMDEPPRYDEDGDDEKSGGRLKHHRKADDPLKLYERYFRYGIRPEWLQIHRILNRRTFKDGSVQYFIKWRDLPYIDCSWENEDFDLPDYTTYVQHYEDLRYVCGVDGKGIKKKRKKKGEDGGEGGEGERKRKYNPPPDKPTIDLNEVYESQPRDWLVEGLNLHPYQLEGISWARHSWSNGIDIILADEMGLGKTIQTITFLYSLYKEGHCRGPFLISVPLSTLINWEREFELWAPEFYVVSYVGDKDSRAIIREHELSFEDNAVRKGDKASRIKASTVKFHVLLTSYELISIDSACLGSVQWEVLVVDEAHRLKNSRSKFFQFLSNYSINYKMLLTGTPLQNNLEELFYLLNFLTPSKFNDLDAFQSNFTDIAKEEQVKQLHALLGPHMLRRMKADVLKNMPSKSEFIVRTNLSNMQKKYYKNILTHNFEALRARSGVQTSLLNVMMELKKVANHPYLLAAAAEEAPLSVSGLFEVKAMTQACGKLVLLSKMLRKLKETGHRVLIFSQMTKMLDLLEDFMEGEGYKYERIDGGVTGTLRQDAIDRFNYPNAEQFVFLLSTRAGGLGINLYTADTVVIYDSDWNPHNDIQALSRAHRIGQKNKVMIYRFVTRNTVEERVTQVAKKKMMLTHLVVQPGLSGSKTNLSKKEIDDILKFGTEELFNTENREEDIVYNDTAIESLLDRSQEGIEEKESWANEYLSSFKVATYQTKDNTQEEEIEVLKEEAENTDPAYWEKLLRHHYEQHQEDVSRSMGKGKRIRKQVNYGDGDTTGRGADDGSWQDNMSEYNSDFSLPSDDDNNDDDFDEKNDDPNMAGTRRSRHGRIRNEKDRPLPPLLARVGGNIEVLGFNARQRKSFLNAIMRYGMPPQDAFNSQWLVRDLRGKSEKNFRAYVSLFMRHLCEPGNEHTETFADGVPREGLSRQHVLTRIGVMSLIRKKVQEFEMINGKNSMPHIAAKMAEAAKEQGKANNNPPSNTESGTTTPATGAGTPQSGTPASSARASPAPKDEKEKSEESKDGEEESKEAVTEKQPEKQLEKQPENQSEKQPEKQSEKQPEKQSEKPSESKEKEPTPTTTPSKEATSSPSEEVKMEVDEKESTSSSVKKDEPSASAASPSSSSSSSNDKKETATEENEESSSSSTSKPAEESSKSTSTNNDTEKKENGDSDVKKEIKKEENPEDDKKPPKFMFNIADGGFTELHTLWQNEERAAVPGREYEIWHRRHDYWLLSGIVTHGYGRWQDIQNDYRFCIINEPFKMDVGKGNFLEIKNKFLARRFKLLEQALVIEEQLRRAAYLNLTQDANHPAMALNTRFTEVECLAESHQHLSKESLAGNKPANSVLHKVLNQLEELLSDMKSDVSRLPASLARIPPVAQRLQMSERSILSRLVTTQAGQNASDTSITPAGQFPAGFQQGQLPSAFGTNIASFRPQYSIPGQGTAFPGSAPPPDSKKNVRLIYIYPPVGRPLFGSIPSNSKMGPKKNKKGGKKGADEDWGDSDKALEEKMKKLMALNDEEKPEEIGASTKGDALKGKPGKKPTKMEGEEELSDASAAPLEDKSSKKKSKKKDKKFDISKAMAEAEEAENGGTVSGEKDVTPNLESVPPEEEEDEEGNDMKGKVGMSHKEKKELKKKKKMQEEIDRISKKGGEGHSELNENFTVAQALKTGGALIQLETSKDIVIEKFSIAAKGKDLFRDAKLQITHGRRYGLVGPNGHGKTTLLRHIGTRSLQIPPNIDVLICEQEVVANEMSALETVLQSDEKRTALLKECKDLEKKQENGVDVTERLNEVYDELRAIGADQAEPKARRLLAGLGFDKEMQERSTNKFSGGWRMRVSLARALYIEPTLLMLDEPTNHLDLNAVIWLDNYLQNWKKTLLVVSHDQSFLDNICTDIIHLENCQLWYYKGNYSMFKKMVVQKRRERIKEFEKQEKRLKELKASGQSKKKAEAKQKEALTRKQLKNQSKLTKEDDSGPTELLEKPREYLVKFRFPETSHLQPPFLGLYNVSFKYESQNPLFKSVDFGIDMESRIAIVGPNGVGKSTFLKLLMGDLEPTKGEMRKNARLKIGRFDQHSGEHLTADESPTEYIMRLFNLPVEKARKQLGSFGLQSHAHTIKMKDLSGGQKSRVALAELTLSAPDVVILDEPTNNLDIESIDALGDAIREYKGGVIIVTHDERLIRDTECQLWVVEEQTINEIEGDFDDYRKEVLDSLGEEVNNPSLIANQAVVQS, from the exons ATGGCGTCTGATGAGGAAAAAGACGAAAGTTTCGGTGGGGATCAACAGGAAGAG GTGGAAGGTTTAGAGTCGAAGGAGATGGAAGAAGCGGAAGAGGTGGAAGAAGAGGACTCAGACTACAGttccaacaaaaagaaaaagcgCGGAAAGAAGCGAAAAGCCTCCAAAGAGTCTAAGAAagggaataaaaagaagaagaagcgGAAGGCGGATTCAGACGTCTCTGACTCTGAATTGAATGGAGATGAAGAGAGCAGCAGTGCGACCAGCTCTGTGAAGAGAGGGCGGAAAAAGAAAAGTGAGTCAAGTGTGAGCAAAGAAACGGAGGACATGCCCTCAGTCAATGAAGTCTGTCAAAATTTCTCCCTCAATGATGTGGATCTACAATACACCGATGCGGATTATCAAAATCTCACTACTTACAAACTATTTCAACAAAACTATAGATCTCGCATTCAATCCGTTAATCCCAAGGTTCCTCAGCCCAAATTGATGATGCTCGTTGCTGCCAAGTGGCGGGAATTTCAAGCTTCCAATCCTGATGCTGCTGATGAAAGCAATGATGAAGAAGAGGAAGAGCAGGAgcaggaagaagaagaagaagaggaggaggaaCAGGAGCAAGAACAGGAACAGGAACAGGAgcaggaagaagaagaagaggaagaaacgGAGGAAGCAGAGGATTCCCAACCTCGGAGACGAGCAAGAACTTCCCGTGGAAGACCCAAAAAGGTTATGGATGAAGAAATCTATGACTTTAGTGATGAAGACGATGAGTCCATTGCTCAAAAACGACGAAAGTCTGCTGGACGAGGAACTACTCCTGGACGGCCCAAAAAAGGCTCCAAAACACCGACTTCaaacaaaaagacaaataaaatccCAACAATTAAGATTAAACTTGGAAGGAAAAGCAAGGGAGGATCTAAGGCAGGTAGCTCAGATAATGATGAGGAAGAAGATTCCACTAAGAAGGATTCTGATGCTGAATTTGAGGAAATGTTGAAGGAGGCTGAGGAGGCATCTAAGGATGATGTTGAATTCTTGAAAGAGGAAAAGAAAGGTAAACCAAAAATGAAgattggaaataaaaacaaaagaaaaggacGTAAAAAGAAGAACTTTGCTAATGATGAGTCCGAGCATCAAGAGTATTGTGAAGTATGTCAACAAgggggagaaattattctttgcGATACTTGTCCGAGAGCATACCATCTTTGTTGTCTGGATCCCGAACTTGACGAAGCTCCTGAGGGTAAATGGTCTTGTCCACATTGTGAGTTGAATGGTCCAGAGAATGCCGATGTTGACGAGGAGGATGAACATATGGAATTTTGCAGAGTATGCAAGGAATCGGGGGAACTTCTATGTTGTGATTCATGTCCAAGTTCCTATCACTTGAAATGTTGTGAACCTCCTTTAGAGTGTATCCCTGACGGAGAATGGACTTGTCCGAGATGTGCTTGTGAACCACTTCCTGGAAAGTGTGAAAAGATTCTCACATGGCGCTGGAAAGAAGAGGAAAGTAAGAAGGAAGACAAGCCTGCAGAAACAACTGAGACTGGAGCacgaaaaaaacccaaaaagaaACTTCCTAAAGCTGAGAGAGAGTTCTTTATCAAATGGAAAGAGCAATCTTACTGGCATTGCTCTTGGATCAAAGAAATACAACTCGACGTATTTCATCCTCAAACCTACAGAATGTATCTGAGGAAAAATGATATGGATGAGCCACCGAGGTATGACGAGGATGGAGATGACGAGAAATCTGGAGGTCGACTTAAGCATCATCGAAAGGCTGACGATCCTTTAAAACTCTATGAACGTTATTTTAGATATGGAATTCGACCTGAATGGCTGCAAATCCATCGAATTTTGAATAGAAGAACTTTTAAAGATGGAAGCGTTCAGTATTTTATCAAGTGGAGAGATCTTCCCTATATTGATTGCTCCTGGGAAAATGAGGACTTTGATTTACCTGATTATACCACTTATGTGCAACACTATGAAGATCTTCGCTATGTGTGTGGTGTTGATGGAAAGGGTATTAAGAAAAAGCGAAAGAAGAAGGGTGAAGATGGCGGTGAAGGAGGGGAAGGTGAACGGAAAAGAAAGTATAATCCTCCTCCAGATAAGCCAACAATTGACCTCAACGAGGTCTATGAAAGTCAACCCAGAGATTGGTTGGTTGAGGGATTAAATCTCCATCCCTATCAGTTGGAGGGTATATCATGGGCTAGACATTCATGGAGTAATGGTATTGACATCATATTGGCTGATGAAATGGGGTTGGGTAAAACAATTCAAACAatcacatttttatattctctTTATAAAGAAGGACACTGTAGAGGGCCATTTCTAATTTCTGTTCCCCTTTCCACCCTTATAAATTGGGAGAGAGAGTTTGAGCTATGGGCTCCAGAATTTTATGTTGTATCCTACGTGGGAGACAAAGACTCACGAGCAATAATCAGAGAGCATGAGCTTAGCTTTGAAGACAATGCAGTACGCAAAGGAGACAAAGCTTCAAGGATCAAGGCATCGACCGTCAAGTTTCACGTTCTTCTTACTTCCTATGAATTGATTTCTATAGACTCTGCATGTCTAGGATCAGTTCAATGGGAAGTACTTGTTGTTGATGAAGCTCACAGGCTCAAGAATTCGCGATcaaaatttttccaatttttgagtaattataGTATCAACTATAAAATGTTGCTTACAGGTACTCCTCTTCAAAACAACTTGGAAGAGTTGTTCTATCTATTGAACTTCTTGACACCGAGTAAATTTAACGATCTCGATGCATTCCAATCTAACTTTACTGACATTGCTAAAGAAGAACAAGTAAAACAACTCCATGCATTATTGGGGCCACATATGCTTCGGCGAATGAAGGCTGACGTACTGAAGAACATGCCTTCCAAGTCTGAGTTTATTGTTCGAACGAATCTGTCGAATATGCAGAAGaagtattacaaaaatattttgacgcATAACTTCGAAGCACTTCGTGCCAGATCAGGTGTACAAACTTCACTTCTTAATGTCATGATGGAATTGAAAAAGGTTGCTAATCATCCCTACCTTCTCGCTGCAGCCGCAGAAGAGGCTCCTCTTAGTGTCAGTGGGCTTTTTGAAGTCAAGGCTATGACCCAGGCTTGTGGAAAATTAGTTTTACTTTCTAAAATGCTTAGAAAACTAAAAGAAACTGGACATCGTGTTCTTATTTTCTCACAAATGACTAAAATGTTGGATCTCTTGGAAGACTTTATGGAAGGAGAGGGCTACAAGTATGAGAGAATCGATGGAGGTGTCACAGGAACCCTTAGACAGGACGCTATCGATAGGTTTAATTATCCTAATGCTGAGCAATTTGTTTTCTTACTCTCAACAAGGGCTGGAGGCTTAGGAATTAATCTCTATACAGCTGACACTGTTGTTATTTATGATTCGGATTGGAATCCTCATAATGACATTCAAGCTTTAAGCAGAGCTCATCGTATTGGCCAAAAGAACAAAGTCATGATATACCGATTTGTCACACGAAATACAGTTGAAGAACGTGTAACACAAgtagcaaaaaagaaaatgatgttGACCCATTTGGTTGTACAGCCAGGGCTGAGTGGTTCGAAGactaatttgtcaaagaaagaaattgatgatattcTGAAATTTGGAACCGAAGAACTTTTCAATACAGAAAACCGGGAAGAGGATATCGTATATAATGATACCGCAATTGAATCTCTATTAGATAGGTCTCAAGAAGGAATTGAAGAGaag GAATCTTGGGCGAACGAGTACTTGTCGTCATTTAAAGTGGCTACTTATCAAACAAAGGATAACActcaagaagaagaaattgaagTTTTAAAGGAAGAAGCAGAAAATACGGATCCTGCCTATTGGGAGAAATTGCTTCGTCATCACTATGAACAACATCAAGAAGATGTTTCACGTTCCATGGGCAAAGGAAAGAGAATAAGAAAGCAAGTTAATTATGGGGATGGAGACACTACTGGAAGAGGAGCAGATGATGGTTCCTGGCAAGATAATATGTCTGAATATAATTCTGATTTCTCTTTACCCTCCGATGATGACAATAATGATGACGACTTTGATGAAAAGAATGACGATCCCAATATGGCCGGTACAAGGAGATCTCGACACGGGCGAATTAGGAATGAAAAGGATAGGCCCTTACCACCTCTACTTGCTCGCGTTGGAGGTAATATTGAGGTCCTTGGCTTTAATGCACGTCAAAGAAAATCATTTCTTAACGCAATTATGCGCTACGGAATGCCTCCTCAAGATGCATTTAATTCACAGTGGCTTGTTCGTGATCTTCGGGGTAAATCTGAAAAAAACTTTCGTGCATATGTTTCACTTTTTATGCGGCATCTTTGCGAGCCGGGCAATGAACACACAGAGACTTTTGCTGATGGAGTTCCACGAGAAGGCCTATCAAGGCAGCATGTACTCACTAGGATCGGTGTCATGAGCCTTATTCGCAAAAAGGTTCAAGAATTCGAAATGATAAATGGAAAGAATTCCATGCCTCATATTGCAGCTAAAATGGCTGAAGCCGCCAAAGAGCAAGGTAAAGCTAATAATAATCCCCCTTCAAATACCGAAAGTGGAACCACTACACCTGCAACTGGTGCTGGAACTCCTCAAAGTGGTACTCCAGCCTCAAGTGCCAGAGCAAGTCCTGCCCCTAAAGATGAGAAAGAAAAGTCTGAAGAATCCAAAGATGGTGAAGAGGAATCCAAGGAAGCGGTGACGGAAAAACAGCCGGAAAAGCAGTTGGAAAAACAACCGGAAAACCAATCGGAAAAACAACCGGAAAAACAATCAGAAAAACAACCGGAAAAACAATCGGAGAAGCCATCTGAATCCAAAGAGAAAGAACCTACCCCGACGACGACGCCGTCTAAAGAAGCAACATCATCTCCTTCTGAAGAAGTGAAGATGGAAGTAGATGAAAAAGAATCAACTTCTTCTTCGGTTAAAAAGGACGAACCCAGTGCGTCGGCGGCTTCTCCTTCCTCCTCCTCTTCCTCCtcgaatgataaaaaagaaacggcGACGGAAGAGAATGAGGAATCTTCATCTTCTTCTACATCAAAGCCGGCAGAGGAATCGAGCAAGTCCACTTCTACGAATAATGATAcggagaaaaaagaaaacggaGATTCTGATGTGAAAAAGGAAatcaagaaagaagaaaatccgGAAGATGACAAAAAACCTcccaaatttatgtttaatattgcAGATGGAGGTTTTACTGAGCTCCACACGCTTTGGCAAAACGAAGAGAGAGCTGCTGTTCCTGGTAGAGAATACGAGATCTGGCATCGACGCCACGATTACTGGCTTCTTTCTG GTATTGTGACTCATGGCTATGGACGTTGGCAAGATATCCAAAACGACTACCGATTCTGTATTATTAACGAACCTTTCAAAATGGATGTTGGAAAGggaaactttttggaaataaagaaCAAGTTCTTAGCACGGAGATTTAAGCTCCTCGAACAAGCTTTGGTTATCGAAGAGCAACTAAGACGTGCTGCATATTTGAACTTGACCCAAGATGCCAACCACCCTGCCATGGCTCTAAATACTAGATTCACTGAG gtgGAATGTTTGGCTGAGTCTCATCAGCACCTTTCGAAAGAAAGTTTAGCTGGTAATAAGCCAGCAAACTCCGTTTTGCACAAAGTTCTTAACCAACTCGAGGAATTACTCTCCGATATGAAGTCTGACGTATCTCGTCTACCTGCTTCCCTGGCAAGGATCCCACCTGTAGCACAGAGACTACAAATGTCTGAAAGAAGTATTTTAAGCAGATTAGTTACGACTCAAGCTGGCCAAAATGCTTCAGATACTTCAATTACACCTGCGGGACAATTCCCTGCAGGGTTTCAACAAGGACAACTTCCTAGTGCATTCGGAACTAATATTGCATCCTTCCGACCTCAGTACTCAATACCCGGCCAAGGCACCGCATTTCCTGGCTCTGCACCTCCTCCTGAttctaaa aaaaatgttag ACTGATATATATCTATCCCCCGGTCGGTCGTCCTTTATTTGGTTCAATTCCGTCAAATTCCAAAATGGGtccgaaaaaaaataagaagggaGGTAAAAAGGGAGCCGATGAAGATTGGGGAGATTCGGATAAGGCTCTGGAggagaaaatgaagaaattgatgGCACTAAATGATGAGGAAAAACCTGAGGAGATAGGAGCCTCAACAAAAGGAGATGCTCTAAAGGGCAAGCCGGGTAAAAAGCCTACAAAAATGGAGGGTGAAGAGGAGCTCTCAGATGCGTCCGCCGCTCCTTTGGAAGACAAATCCTCGAAGAAGAAGtccaaaaagaaagataagAAGTTTGATATTTCCAAGGCAATGGCTGAGGCTGAGGAGGCAGAAAATGGAGGAACTGTCTCTGGAGAGAAGGACGTGACCCCTAATTTGGAGTCTGTTCCTCCTGAGGAAGAGGAGGATGAAGAGGGCAATGATATGAAGGGAAAGGTTGGAATGAGCcacaaagagaaaaaagaattaaaaaagaaaaagaaaatgcagGAGGAAATCGACCGAATATCCAAAAAGGGTGGAGAAGGACACTCGGAGCTCAATGAAAATTTCACTGTAGCTCAAGCCCTTAAAACGGGTGGAGCCCTCATTCAATTAGAAACATCCAAAGATATTGTAATAGAGAAATTTAGTATTGCCGCAAAAGGAAAGGATCTTTTCCGTGACGCCAAACTACAAATCACTCATGGTCGCCGCTACGGTCTTGTTGGACCTAATGGGCATGGTAAAACCACACTTCTTCGTCACATTGGAACCCGCTCTCTTCAAATCCCTCCCAATATCGATGTACTTATTTGTGAGCAAGAGGTTGTGGCCAATGAAATGTCTGCCTTAGAAACTGTGCTTCAGTCTGATGAAAAGAGAACGGCTCTTCTCAAAGAATGCAAGGATCTTGAGAAGAAACAAGAGAACGGTGTGGACGTAACAGAGAGACTAAATGAAGTTTATGATGAATTGCGAGCTATAGGAGCGGATCAAGCTGAACCCAAAGCGAGGAGACTTCTCGCAGGTTTAGGATTTGATAAGGAAATGCAGGAAAGATCGACAAATAAGTTTTCTGGAGGTTGGCGAATGAGGGTCTCACTGGCTCGTGCATTGTATATTGAGCCAACTCTTCTCATGTTGGATGAACCGACAAATCATTTGGATTTAAATGCTGTCATTTGGCTTGACAATTATCTTCAAAATTGGAAGAAAACTCTATTGGTTGTTTCTCACGACCAGTCATTTTTGGATAATATATGTACTGACATCATTCATTTAGAGAAT tgtCAATTATGGTATTATAAGGGAAATTAttcaatgttcaaaaaaatggtCGTTCAGAAAAGGCGAGAAAGGATAAAGGAGTTTgagaaacaagaaaaaagacTCAAAGAACTTAAGGCTTCTGGACAGTCCAAGAAAAAAGCTGAGGCCAAACAAAAAGAGGCACTCACTAGAAAGCAACTCAAGAATCAAAGTAAACTTACTAAGGAAGATGACTCTGGTCCCACGGAGCTCTTGGAAAAGCCCAGGGAGTATCTTGTCAAATTCAGATTTCCCGAAACGTCGCATTTACAGCCTCCATTTTTGGGGCTATATAATGTTTCTTTCAAGTATGAATCgcaaaatcctttatttaaaagtgtAGACTTTGGTATAGATATGGAGTCAAGAATAGCTATTGTTG GCCCCAATGGTGTTGGGAAATCAACGTTTCTTAAGCTTTTGATGGGAGATTTGGAACCAACAAAGGGGGAAATGAGAAAGAATGCCCGTTTAAAGATTGGACGCTTTGATCAACACTCTGGTGAACATTTGACGGCTGACGAGTCTCCAACTGAATATATTATGcgtttatttaatttacctGTCGAAAAG
- the anox gene encoding acyl-CoA-binding domain-containing protein 6, protein MDELLQRSLDEDLIDTFESATNYVKNEGPLLNLTENDMLYFYGRYKRVTEGACEAPKPSFFDLKAKRKWQAWMDCNDFEVEEAAVQYIEKLSEVNSEWDKETTKDSTRYWVSVSTMAKEPEDEKTDSEKNVFDWLKEDKIDKVKSYISEDPDCVLKKDNCGLNLIHWAADRGAKDIIEIIVNSTPGILDSVDEDGQTPLHYASSCGHLEIVEYLKGIGSNVHAKDNEGCTPIDVSFNEDIKNTLLS, encoded by the exons ATGGATGAATTGTTACAAAGATCGTTGGATGAAGATCTGATTGATACTTTTGAGTCAGCAACAAATTACGTCAAGAATGAAGGGCCTCTATTAAATTTAACTGAAAatgatatgttatatttttacggTAGATACAAAAGAGTAACTGAGGGTGCTTGTGAAGCTCCAAAACCTagcttttttgatttgaaagcAAAACGAAAATGGCAGGCTTGGATGGACTGCAATGATTTCGAAGTTGAGGAGGCTGCCGTGCAATATATTGAAAAGCTATCGGAAGTGAATTCCGAGTGGGATAAAGAAACAACCAAGGATAGTACAAGATACTGGGTATCTGTCAGCACAATGGCAAAGGAACCTGAAGATGAAAAG ACTGACTCTGAGAAAAACGTATTCGATTGGttaaaagaagacaaaattgATAAGGTCAAATCCTATATTTCTGAGGATCCAGATTGTGTCTTGAAAAAGGACAATTGTGGACTGAATCTTATTCATTGGGCTGCCGACCGAGGAGCCAAAGACATTATTGAAATCATTGTGAATTCAACACCAGGAATCTTGGATAGTGTGGATGAAGATGGTCAAACTCCACTTCATTATGCTTCTTCATGTGGACATTTAGAAATTGTCGAGTATTTAAAAGGAATTGGATCTAATGTGCATGCAAAGGACAATGAGGGTTGTACACCCATTGATGTATCATTTAATGAGGATATTAAAAATACGTTGTTGTCCTAA
- the LOC121114148 gene encoding histone-arginine methyltransferase METTL23, with product MSEEIPRGLLCDYPSTSSEEESVEAEDVGGSGDNLGISPRKRKSEILSVNNHLIRDSKGGIDLLGSCSSHSEWINSLEAKLSSFVPRSPSEDTQFEVDSTTWELKVVHKRRRRSEQEDEEQEPGSTSSKDPLEESKPPQPRRRKFTFKPFKKSVSGKLVHDSSRPEVSVLVPEKLQTSYGLYVWPSSHVLSWFIWTHVEDFVGKRILELGSGTSLPGLLCAKVGSTSVTLTDRGSNPDILDNIKTAVEINNLKDVVQVKELSWGLLYQNLYLFESSLDIIIGSDLFFDPKVFRDLVLTVAKLLSLNPSSVFICAVQERSPDWSIAEYLEEFGLRASYVYPKDFLSRTGLDEGDLIGGHTIYIMKLFLNSKK from the exons ATGAGTGAAGAGATTCCTCGAGGATTACTATGTGATTATCCATCGACTTCATCCGAGGAAGAAAGTGTGGAAGCGGAGGACGTTGGAGGTTCTGGAGATAATCTCGGGATTTCTCCGCGAAAACGAAAGTCTGAGATTCTTTCTGTAAATAACCATTTGATCCGTGATTCCAAAGGAGGCATCGACTTATTGGGATCTTGTTCCTCTCACTCCGAGTGGATCAACAGTCTAGAGGCGAAATTGAGCAGTTTTGTTCCAAG ATCTCCTTCTGAAGACACGCAGTTTGAAGTTGACTCCACGACTTGGGAATTAAAAGTGGTTCACAAGAGGCGGCGAAGATCTGAGCAAGAGGATGAGGAGCAGGAGCCGGGTAGCACTAGTTCAAAGGACCCATTAGAAGAATCGAAGCCACCACAACCCAGACGACGTAAATTTACATTCAAACCATTCAAAAAAAGTGTTTCCGGGAAATTGGTCCACGATTCTTCCCGTCCAGAAGTGAGTGTTCTCGTACCTGAAAAACTGCAGACATCCTACGGTCTATACGTTTGGCCATCATCCCACGTTCTTTCATGGTTTATATGGACCCATGTAGAGGATTTTGTTGGAAAGAGAATTCTTGAACTTGGATCTGGTACATCACTACCTGGTCTCTTATGTGCCAAAGTGGGATCAACTTCAGTTACTTTAACAGATAGAGGGTCCAATCCGGatatattagataatattaaaactGCTGTTGAGATTAATAATCTCAAAGACGTTGTTCAAGTGAAAGAGCTGTCTTGGGGTCTCttgtatcaaaatttatacTTGTTTGAAAGCTCTTTGGATATCATAATCGGTTCTGATTTGTTCTTTGATCCAAAAGTGTTTAGAGACTTGGTTTTAACTGTAGCCAAGTTGTTATCTCTTAATCCTTCATCTGTATTTATTTGTGCCGTTCAAGAGAGGAGTCCTGACTGGTCCATAGCTGAGTATTTGGAAGAATTTGGGTTAAGAGCCTCTTACGTGTATCCCAAGGATTTTTTGTCAAGAACTGGGCTAGACGAAGGAGATTTGATCGGAGGGcatactatttatattatgaaactGTTTTTGAATTCCAAAAAGTGA
- the LOC121114150 gene encoding 18S rRNA aminocarboxypropyltransferase produces MGKKNRDFRKPKASGSRIEADVSLEPLSLGDRDPEVVDEEEETDAGMEIEFPVAMWDVGQCDPKRCSGRKLARLGLIKELRLGQRFTGLCMSPQGSRCLSPQDADIAKECGIAVIDCSWAKLEETPFHKMKSNHPRLLPYLVAANPVNYGKPCKLNCVEALAAAMYIVGMKEEAAFYLGKFSWGHSFIELNQVLLEAYSEAKDSQQVLSAQNQFLEKEKEALDKKRNEEYVMDLPPSYSSSEYSEEEEQEEESRTKIK; encoded by the exons atGGGTAAAAAGAACCGTGACTTTAGAAAACCAAAAGCCTCTGGATCCAGAATTGAAGCAGACGTCTCCCTTGAGCCTCTCAGCTTAGGAGATCGAGATCCAGAAGTGGTAGATGAGGAGGAAGAAACGGACGCTGGAATGGAAATTGAATTCCCTGTCGCAATGTGGGACGTGGGTCAATGTGATCCCAAGCGTTGCTCTGGAAGAAAATTAGCAAGACTTGGCCTTATTAAG GAACTGCGTTTAGGTCAACGCTTCACCGGACTCTGTATGTCACCTCAAGGCTCTCGATGTTTGAGTCCACAAGATGCAGATATTGCAAAAGAGTGTGGGATAGCCGTGATTGACTGCAGTTGGGCCAAGTTGGAAGAGACTCCCTTTCATAAAATGAAGTCCAATCATCCCCGTTTACTTCCCTATCTCGTGGCTGCAAACCCGGTCAATTACGGGAAACCCTGTAAGCTCAACTGTGTGGAAGCACTGGCTGCTGCAATGTATATCGTTGGCATGAAGGAAGAGGCGGCCTTCTATTTGGGAAAGTTCTCTTGGGGACATTCATTCATTGAGCTGAATCAGGTACTGCTAGAGGCCTATTCGGAGGCGAAAGACTCTCAACAAGTACTCTCTGCGCAAAATCAGTTcctggaaaaagaaaaagaggccCTTGATAAGAAGAGGAATGAGGAATATGTTATGGATCTGCCTCCAAGTTACAGTAGCTCTGAGTACTCTGAAGAGGAGGAACAAGAAGAGGAATCAAGGACTAAAATTAAATGA